CCGACCTGAGGTTAAAGGTTGAACTGGAATCTGCTCATGCTTTGTAGCTAAACTCTATTTCCCTAACTTCGTACTATGAAAATAAGAAGCTGGTCACTGGCTTGTATGGTCATATTTATCAGTGTTGTATCCACGGCTCAGGTAACTATTGATGAAGATGGTTTATACCACAATGAAAACAGCGAACTTTATACAGGAACCTATATAGAGTTTTATCCCGGCGGAAACAAAAGGATTGAATTATCGCTGAACAAAGGAATCGTTGACGGAGTGGTCAATCTCTATTATGAGGCAGGACAACTCAGTGAAATCCGTTCTTACAAGAACGGGAAGATGGATGGTACCTGGAGTACCTGGAATGAAAGCGGGGTAAAGATTGGGCTTGCCAATTATAAGAATAATGTCAAGCACGGGGAGTGGTTTATCTGGGACGATAAAGGAACCCTCCGCTTTGAAATGCAATATGCAGACGGTAAGAAAACCGGAACCTGGAGGATGTTTGATGAGAACGGGGTCCTGGTTTCGGAGGAGAAGATGAAGTAAGGAGTTAAACTTAGTTATTAGCGCTTAACTCCTTACTTATTAATTATAATCCGAAAGCATAGTAATATACGCCAGGTATATCCTCGTATACCCCTTCCAGGAGAATGCCTCCGCTCCGGTTTTCCAGATAGCTGGTAAACTCGTCCACGGAGTTGATCTCTTTTCCATCCACCCTGGTAATGATAAATCCAACCTTTATGTCGGTGCCTCTTTTGAGCTTGCCATTGCTGAGCGTGGTAACGCGCAATCCGCCTTTGGCCTCAATTTTTCTGGCGGTTTCGGCATCGATCTCTTCCAGTTCCACTCCCAGTAAATCCATGATACCGGAAGTCCCCCTTTCGGCTATTTTCTCATCGCCATCCTTGTTTCTCAGGGTTACCAGGTATTCGGACTGCTTTCCCTTGCGATCCACCTTCAGGGATACTTTATCTCCCGGATAGTGTTTGGCAATTATTTCCAGGAGCTCGGAACTTGTTTTAACCGGGGTTTCATCCACTTCCAGGATCACGTCCCCGGCTTTAATGCCAGCTTCACCAGCGGCACTGTTGTCCGCAATACTGTCCACATAGACCCCTTTGGTCATATCCAGGTCTTTTTCTCTGGCCAGATTTCCATCCACGCTTCTTATCAGCAGGCCCAGGTACCCTCTCTGAACCATGCCATATTGTTGCAGGTCGTGTATCACCTTGGATACGATATTTGCCGGAACGGCAAAGCCATATCCCATATAACCTCCGTTGTTACTGGCAATGGCTGTATTGATACCGATCAGTCCGCCCTGCAGATTGACCAGCGCTCCGCCACTGTTACCCGGATTTATGGCTGCGTCGGTCTGAATAAATGACTCAATGGCACTCCTGTCATTCAGAATATTGATATTTCGCCCTTTGGCACTTACTATCCCGGCCGTTACCGTGGAGTTTAAATTGAAAGGATTTCCGACAGCAAGCACCCATTCTCCAACTTCCACATCATCCGAGTTAGTAAGTGGCAGGTAAGGCAGGTTCCTGGCCTTAATCTGTAACAGGGCCAGGTCTGTGGACGGATCACTGCCTATAACTTTTGCCTTGAAAACCCGGTTGTCATCCAGTGTCACTTCTATATCATCGGCGAGATTGATCACATGGTTGTTGGTAACGATATAGCCATCTTCGCTGATTATGACTCCTGAACCACTTCCAACCCGTGCCTGCGGTCCACGGTTTTGCGGAGAGGGCGACTCATAGCGGTAAGGAGGGCCAAAGAAATGCCTGAAAAAATCATCCTCAAAAAAATCCTGGTAAGGATCAGAGTACTCCCTGTACGGACTGGATTCTGCATTCCGGACCTGGGTTGATTTAATGTGCACCACCGCCGGCATCACGTTTTTTGCCACCTCGGTGAAGTCAAGCGGGACGATCTCCCCTTCCTTGTTTATGGTATAAGCTGCATCCACTACCGGAGTCCCCGAAATATGCTCAATCCTCATGGGTTTGTTATCCGGCTCCAGTATTTTAAAAGCTCCTATGGTCAGCGAACTTCCAAGTACCGCTGACAGCAATAACAATCCAAATCGTTTCATAACTATTCCTCCTCGTTTTTGTTTGGTTTTGTTCAGGGGTAGCTGCCTGCTACCCCTGGACATGCCCATTTACCCCAGCCTAGGAGATTTTGATCTCTCTGGCGGGTTTCGGTTTGATTTCCTCGCGTTTTGGCAGGGTGATAAACAAGATTCCGTCCTTGTAGTTTGCGGAGATCTTATTGGCATCCACAGCATTTTCAGCGACGGAGAACGAACGCTGGAAAGACTGGTAGCTGAATTCCCGCCTGGTCACTCTCTCTCCCTCCTTCTGTTCCGTTTCATCTTTATGTTCCGAAGAGATAGTCAGGCTTCCATTGTCATAATGCACCTTAAAATCCCCTTTTACCAAACCCGGTGCTGCAACTTCAATCTGAAACTCATTATTATTCTCTTTGACATTCACAGCGGGTAGCGTAGAGTTGGTGCTTGAAAAGTTTGTCCTGTTCCAATCCATGAGTTCTCCATCAAAAAATTTATCAAATAGTGAAGGAGAAGATGGGAACCAGTTGTTCGATAATTTTGCAAGTGTCATGGCTGAATCCTCCATTTTTTTAGTTCGACAAATTTTTATTTCATACGCTTATTTTTGGTCAAATCAGGTGCCAGAACAACACCGCCAAGCGTTAAAAAATGTTACATGATTGAGTCTCAGATATTTTCCGGAATCAGCCGGGACAGAAACCCTGGATGCCGATGTAACTACTTTGCCATTAACAACATACAAAATCAGATTTAAATGACATTTTGACATTTTTGTACGAAAAAATGACAGGAAATGACCGGAAATAATAACTTTGTTCAAGTAATTCACTGAAATCTCCATGAAAAATCTATTCCCAATCCTCCTGTTCGTATTTATAACATC
The sequence above is a segment of the Bacteroidales bacterium genome. Coding sequences within it:
- a CDS encoding Hsp20/alpha crystallin family protein is translated as MTLAKLSNNWFPSSPSLFDKFFDGELMDWNRTNFSSTNSTLPAVNVKENNNEFQIEVAAPGLVKGDFKVHYDNGSLTISSEHKDETEQKEGERVTRREFSYQSFQRSFSVAENAVDANKISANYKDGILFITLPKREEIKPKPAREIKIS
- a CDS encoding toxin-antitoxin system YwqK family antitoxin, whose product is MKIRSWSLACMVIFISVVSTAQVTIDEDGLYHNENSELYTGTYIEFYPGGNKRIELSLNKGIVDGVVNLYYEAGQLSEIRSYKNGKMDGTWSTWNESGVKIGLANYKNNVKHGEWFIWDDKGTLRFEMQYADGKKTGTWRMFDENGVLVSEEKMK
- a CDS encoding Do family serine endopeptidase, with translation MKRFGLLLLSAVLGSSLTIGAFKILEPDNKPMRIEHISGTPVVDAAYTINKEGEIVPLDFTEVAKNVMPAVVHIKSTQVRNAESSPYREYSDPYQDFFEDDFFRHFFGPPYRYESPSPQNRGPQARVGSGSGVIISEDGYIVTNNHVINLADDIEVTLDDNRVFKAKVIGSDPSTDLALLQIKARNLPYLPLTNSDDVEVGEWVLAVGNPFNLNSTVTAGIVSAKGRNINILNDRSAIESFIQTDAAINPGNSGGALVNLQGGLIGINTAIASNNGGYMGYGFAVPANIVSKVIHDLQQYGMVQRGYLGLLIRSVDGNLAREKDLDMTKGVYVDSIADNSAAGEAGIKAGDVILEVDETPVKTSSELLEIIAKHYPGDKVSLKVDRKGKQSEYLVTLRNKDGDEKIAERGTSGIMDLLGVELEEIDAETARKIEAKGGLRVTTLSNGKLKRGTDIKVGFIITRVDGKEINSVDEFTSYLENRSGGILLEGVYEDIPGVYYYAFGL